The window ATAATTGATTGCATAACGTCGGTTCTGTCATGTcgtgccattacatttttcatcgcccgctgtttttttgtctcctgTCTGAGAGTGGAATTTGTGACTCAAACTGTAGTTTGGTGTCTTAATGGTCACAAAAGCATTTTTATAATCATCGCTGCTTATGTAGTTTGTTGATTCTGTCTGTTTTATGGCTTCCTCTTCAACAGCTAGGTTGCAAAACTGCTGTTCAACATCATTTAATGAAGATGTATTTCCTTGTCAAGCATGATTTCTTTCCAGTTTCACTGAATTGAACTGGAAAACCTTAACTTTAAACATGCCCTTCTGCATTGCTGACTGCAATTGCATGGAACCCAAAATCTAAACCTAATAATTACATCATTTATAATATTATTCTGCagaattttttatattttataatggaGTTTGTAGTGGAGGTCgtccacagcagcagagagtgaCACAATGCTGACTTCTCCAGTGTCATCCTCTTCTGTTGCATCTTATTTTAAACATGGAGTCATGGAAGGTGATGTACTTTGATCTGAGAGCGGCAGATGGAGGGAAAGGAAGAAAGAGGCTGGCCTAAGTTTAACATTACTAACCCCCGCCCCTCACTCCGGTCCTGTTAAAATCCTAAAACTTGAGCGTTTGCGGATAGACCTCCAGAGAGCCTCGAGACAGGCAGGTATCCACAGGAGAACAGGTGACACTGCAATGAAAGGTAAGTTATAGAGGTTTCACTCCAATTTAGATTGATTTTAGTTCATTTGATTACTGTACGATGATTTCAACTtcaactttatatgaaataTTAGGTATATAAAGCTCAAAATTTATGgtattttgtgactttgtgtgCATGCTCCTTTCTTTAATATGATGCTCAACAATGCAATTTTTACACATTCGGATCTTAAAGCTACATTGTTGCCCACTCTGTAGCTTGGTGCCTTGATTCAGGGCATcttgacaggaaaaaaaaaaaaaaacttcttcaacCAGCTTCCATAACCTGCTGCAATTCTTTCCTTTCTGTGTCTTCTATAGGAGACGCTGCCAAAGCAGGCCTCCCCAATGGCACTAGCCTGGCCAAGCCCCCCTcggaggagaagatggaggaccGGGGCCAGTGGAGCAACAAGCTCGAGTTTATTCTGTCTGTGGCCGGCTCCATCATCGGCCTGGGCAACATGTGGCGCTTCCCTTACCTCTGCTACAAGAACGGAGGAGGTGAGTGGAAGATAAGCAGAGCAGATGGAGGGAAGGAGTTAATGTATGTCACTTTGTTCTGCAGATTTCTATgactttataaatgaatgtCAGCAATGACAGAACTAGAACACCAAGATTTGCATATGTGGTTTATGCACATTGTTTTtagtgcagttttttttttacatgtatgaATGAGAAGACGATTTATGACATAAAAGTAAAATCAAAGCATGCAAAAGCCAACAGCTGTGACATTACAGAATATCTGAGTACCCCCTTTCAGGATCTGCCAATCAAAATCCAACCTTGAGCTCAGGTGAAAGAAGTATATTTAAGGAATTTCAATTAGCCAAATTAGACCGTGTTTGCTTTTGGGCATGCTTGTGTAGGTGCTAAAGCGGACGcccctctttctccctccaTGGGGTGCAAGGGTCAGGGTTCAGGGCCGAGCAGGGTCAGGCAGCTGTTGTTGCTCCTTGCTCACAGCAGCTGTCCCTGCAGAGAGGCGGAAATCTGAGCACGCCAAACATCCTTGGCCCCCCCGACGGCACGTCAACACAAACCCCAGAACGAGAGTGGCAGTGGCTCAGGTCTACGGCGAAGGAAAAGAGAGATTAAAGAAACCTTAGTTTCTCTCATGCTTTTTAGTGCTTCCTCTCATTAACCTAGTTTGAAGAAacctaaaatataatttaacaatCACTATTTTACTGACTACATTAAAGAACACATGCTGAACGCAAATTGGACTGATCTGAAGTTGTATAATCTGGTTGGAATCTAAATCAATTAAAAGTGATCTTGTGCCAAGAGTAGCAGCATTTTAAgttagagaaagagaaaagcatgTAGTGGGTAATGTGTAATTAATAATAGGTAACTGAAAGAAGGAGGGGGGAAGAGAGAGTCTTTTTCCACAGATCAGTATTATGTAATCTTATATCCTGCAGAGCTTCCTCCAGAGAGATTGGCATCATTCTGCAGGACTCATGCGGGCTTATAGACAATTTCTCCAAATTTGACCAGATTCATGGATGCATGAGTGAATGGGCCTATCTGACCCCAGGGGCCCACAGTGTCAAGGGCCTCCCTGGCCTTCTCCTTCAAAGTGACACTTGAAGAGACGCATAtggaccacaaagagatgcaaagtggtcacaaagagccaaaaaacgaccaaaacaactacatagagatgcaaaacagctagAAAGAGACACTCACAATGACGACACAATGcaactacaaagaaatgcataatgaatacaaagaaattcaaaacaacaacaaaaaaaaaacaggcaaaaacatcacaaaatctGTGTCTTGCATTTATGTAGGAGAGGTGATGGGGCCCTTTGCTTGTCTGTgtccaggggcccattgtctaaTGTTCTGCCAATGAGTAGATTGATTGTCACTATTGTAGCTGTATTGTGTATTTGGTTTTCACATTTGTAGCTTTATACAAGTAGGCCCTGCGTTGTGTTTAGATTTTAGCTCTGACCCCAGGTCCTCTCAATGCTTTGGTTTCCCTCccctgaaaatgaaaaaaaaaaaatctggtataaAAGCTGAATGTTACTTATTAGAGCCAGattgatatgggatttttgagactgatgccgatactgattttagagtgGGGAAACTCATTGGTAACCAATATGGTGGCAGATATAGTAACTTTTTTaaggtgaaataaaaaaatagacctTTGTTTGTGGATTGTTCACCCATTATTCACCACTTTACCCATAGGTCTACtttttcaaacataaaactttattaaataatatttttgcattattattattattattattattatgatatattatacaaaaatgtattatattgtcaGCCGATTCTATAAATGAAAACGGaaaaaaaataggaataaaataaatagtgaaATAAACATCGTTACTGGTCAGTTTCATTAAATtgctgactaaaaaaagataaattgtttacatcatttctaaatcatgGAAAGCAACATTTTCGacatatattgtgtaaaaaaaattctataatGGCACTTATTGGACAGAATATACACCAATACCTATAGGCCTTTCATAGGCCAATATTAGCTGATAATATATTTCAACTGatatatatctgtcaggctctctTACTCATCATCATAAACTATGCATGGACAAAGAGAACCATTTTTAGGATTTTTACTATAGAGTCATACAGCCTGTAAAACACAGTAACATCAACAGAAAATATAATCCAGCTCTAACCCTgaatctttctctttttctcaatTTAGGTGCGTTCCTCATCCCCTACCTGATCTTCCTGTTCACCTGTGGTGTGCCTGTCTTCTTCCTGGAGACAGCGCTGGGCCAGTACACCAGTGAGGGAGGCATTACCTGCTGGAGAAAAATCAGTCCGTTGTTTGAAGGTAGGAAGCACAGATGTATCACCTGAGTGCTAGCCGAGGCAGGAAAGATTTAAATATCTAGTGGAGGAAGAAGAGCTGCTGAAGCATTCTTTGGTGTTACTGATGATTATTCTTGATTATTCTGCAGGTCTTGGCTATGGCACCCAGGTGATAGTGACTCTGTTGAACTTCTACTACATCATTGTTCTGGCCTGGGGGATTTTCTACCtgtccttctctttctcctggGACCTTGCCTGGTCATCCTGCAACAACACATGGAACACCGGTAATAGATGCACTTCAAAATACATCAGAACTTCCTCCATTggtttttcaaatgtttaatcATTCCCACATTTTGCTCTTGTCCTCAGAAAACTGTGTGGAGTTTGCGAGGAGAAACACCTCAATCAACCAAACAATCAACTCAAATGCTACGTCTCCAGTCATGGAGTTCTGGGAGTGAGTCTCCAGACCGCCTGAACTCTTCTTGGTGATACATTGTTGTGAAAATGACAATGATGCAtcatctgtgtgtttctttcccTTGTCTCTGCAGGAGGAGAGCGCTGAGGATTTCCCCAGGCATTGACCACATGGGCTCTCTGAACTGGGACCTGGCCCTGTGTCTTTTCATCGCCTGGGTCATGTGCTACTTCTGCATCTGGAAGGGGGTGAAATCCACAGGAAAGGTGGGTGACCTGGAGACcttctttatttatgtattttgttttagtCCTAGGGCACTTTAAGGGTGACAtctggtatttattttttctatttggcctgtttctttttttgtttgcatatgTAACAGtgctgtatgtgtctgtataggTGGTCTACTTCACGGCGACCTTCCCCTATGTGATGCTGATCGTGCTGTTGATCAGAGGGCTCACCCTGCCTGGTGCCGGGATCGGGATCCAGTTCTACCTTTATCCAGACCTGGGGCGACTGGCAGACCCTCAGGTACCATCATGTCACATGAACATGAAAATGCAGATTCATCACCAGTACACAAAACCACATAACCCCCCGAGGGCCTTTAGAAGTGTTGGTGATCCCTGTGGGCGCGGGCGCACCAGGTGCAGGTGTcccatggttctctgctgggGAAACTAGTTTCTGCTGGGTCCATCTGCTCTCTCTGAAAGAGGCAAGCACTGCAGGGATTAAATGCAGGGTCAGGACACCGCTGGGACTGTAAACACGAGCTCTACCAGGACTGAGCCGCAGACAGCCAGCTAACCAGTGTTTGCCCCACTGGGAGGACGAGAGACTTTTAACTGGCTCTGCTCCACTCAGACTAGCAAAGGTCCACTCAAAGGAGCTCTGCAGAGTCCCCTGTTTAAATCAAAACACTTGGCGTCTCTCTTGTTGTTTAGCGCTGTTATTACTGTGTCTTCTTATtctagaaaacacaaaacaaatgagAACATGCAATTTCCTCCCTTTATAACCAGAGCCTGAATAGTGTTGGCTCTTCATTTTCTctgatattttatataaatgttttattgtctgaTAAGTATGGAAGCCCATTACCGCCAAtgtgatgaaaagaaaaaagattctGTAAGTCAGTATAAGGAGAacctttctcaaaataataaataataaagtttttcattttttaagtcactatgttaaaaaaaaataggtacttggtcattattttgagaaagcttctcattatttttaaaatactaattcattattttgaaaatatttctcATGATTAGGAggtactaagtcattattttgaagaaaaaaaaaccccaacaacaacaacattattttgatattctaagtcataattttgaggaactgttattattatgaggtacttagtgttttttctttttaattcttaTAATTTCGAATCATCTTTGAAAATTTCTTATTATTTCCAGAAAACTTATCATTAtttcaagaaaacaaaattattttcagatgtattttttttttttaataagatttGGATACTAAGCCATTATATCTGGATCCcaattcattattttgagaaagtttctcataatAATTAAGTTTCTCATAATAATACAGGATCTTCTTTTGTTATGCGCTTCCATAGATAAGCAATGATCGGTAACACATACTGCATTCTTTATATTTCTGGAAGCTTTGTTCATAAATCAGTGTTGAGACTAACTGACTTTACTACTTAACTAAACTTGTCAATGATTATGAATGCACTCTGCACGTGTATTCTTTAAACACTACATGGCACGTTTGTGCATAAATAGTCCATCAACCTTGGTACCGTATGTTTCCACTGCACTGGTTGTATACAATACAGCATCACTTTAGTgtcagtgcactgcaaaaaaagaaaagttgggtgaactcaaaatttcaaggcaacaaacttcgataaaattttaagttggacaattaaactaaatattttaagttttgtttttaagtttgctcaactctgaatttctctggcacgctTGTAACGCCGCTAcgaaatgtcagctaatattgtgaccacaattttgagttagcatcgatacgctaatggctactcttgtagttgtaacaagcagcgccgctagctcAGTTagacgctagcatcagttagccgctagctttcgctaatgaccgaatttcacaacaaagaaataagagttagcagaactattgtcccttgttgtgaaccccaacttataAGTAACAACATCTTCTCACAAACTtatttttgagcatacaactagcttcctttgttgtgctaacttacattaataccctaaatgtcagtaatttatatttccaagttttaccaacttaaatcactgttttaggccaaaaaatacaaattggcttttttgcagtgtggtttaatgataattttttttttatttctcttttatgtAAGGTGTGGATGGATGCTGGCACCCAGATCTTCTTCTCCTACGCCATCTGTTTAGGGGCGCTGACTGCTCTGGGAAGCTACAACAAATACAACAATAACTGTTACAGGTATGTAAAGAATTTATTTGCATAGTTAATTACATGCTTGATTAAACAGATGTTCCTTTCCATAGGAGTTTACAGAGTCcacatagttaaaaaaaaaaaaaaatagcttgtcCATGAGATTTTGTTACCACTAACACCTGTCTGAATCTGATTCTGGAAAAGTATACTAAAATGAATCTCTATGCAAAATGTGCTTTGTGTTGTAGAGACTGCCTGGCGTTGTGCTTTCTGAACAGCGGCACCAGTTTTGTGGCGGGCTTTGCGATCTTCTCCATCTTGGGCTTCATGGCCTTTGAGCAGAATGTTCCCATCTCAGAAGTGGCAGAATCCGGTGAGGCTTCATTGGCTGCAAACAAggctcagaaaaaaaagaagcaaaaagaaATAGAATACCAAAAACAAGCTGTTTATATACCCTTTGATTGTTTTCCTGGTGTCTGTAGGTCCTGGTCTGGCCTTCATAGCTTACCCCCGCGCTGTCAGCATGATGCCTTTCTCTCCTCTGTGGGCCGCCCTCTTCTTCATCATGATTGTGTTTCTGGGACTTGACAGTCAGGTAGCTTCTTCAAGTTAAttaacacttttctttttccacAAGGACTGTGACTACTGAACAAATATGCGGTCGTATGACTTGTTATaactattactttttttgttttatttttgctctTGTGTGGGCTATAGTGGAgcaatgtacatttactcaagtattgtacttaagtacaaatatgaggtacttgtactttacttgagtattttaatCTCATGCCACTTTCTACTTCTACCCGACTCattggtgggaaaagtatttagaccccttacttaagtaaaagtagtgaGAGCACACTACAGAATGACTAaactacaagtaaaattcctgcattcaaaacttagttAAGCTGAAGttcagaagtatcagcatcaaaatgtacttaagtaaaagtactggatGGATATCCACTCAGATGGATATATTCCATAAACATTATTggaatattatttttgatgcttttatacaagcagcattttacatccataatcattttaaatgtatcatattttttcatgttaaatctcaacctg of the Centropristis striata isolate RG_2023a ecotype Rhode Island chromosome 22, C.striata_1.0, whole genome shotgun sequence genome contains:
- the LOC131960811 gene encoding sodium- and chloride-dependent GABA transporter 2-like, whose translation is MKGDAAKAGLPNGTSLAKPPSEEKMEDRGQWSNKLEFILSVAGSIIGLGNMWRFPYLCYKNGGGAFLIPYLIFLFTCGVPVFFLETALGQYTSEGGITCWRKISPLFEGLGYGTQVIVTLLNFYYIIVLAWGIFYLSFSFSWDLAWSSCNNTWNTENCVEFARRNTSINQTINSNATSPVMEFWERRALRISPGIDHMGSLNWDLALCLFIAWVMCYFCIWKGVKSTGKVVYFTATFPYVMLIVLLIRGLTLPGAGIGIQFYLYPDLGRLADPQVWMDAGTQIFFSYAICLGALTALGSYNKYNNNCYRDCLALCFLNSGTSFVAGFAIFSILGFMAFEQNVPISEVAESGPGLAFIAYPRAVSMMPFSPLWAALFFIMIVFLGLDSQFVCVESLVTAVVDMYPAVFRRKNRRELFLLAVSFASFLMGLIMLMEGGMYVFQLFDYYAASGMCLLFMAIFETVCIAWVYGADRFYDNIEDMIGYRPGPYIKYCWLFFTPATCIGTFAFSLIKYTPLKYNNEYVYPWWGYAIGWLLALSSMVCIPLWMVYKFSTTQGTFRERLQVLIKPSDDLPKTKREQEKLLAIFAPEGEATMTRNGYYPVSETDSNL